The region GAACCAGCTAGCCGATCTGGGAACGGCAATTATCGCCGCCCCTGTTGTTTCTCGCGCCGTCGTGCATGTGCATGTCGTATTGCGGTCACACGGCGGTCGCGGGCTCCACGCGGAGTCGGGATTCAACTGGCACTGCAGGATGCAGGGAACAGAGTTCAATAAAGATGAACAAGAACCGTCGAAGAATAACACCATCCGCGCTGCCAAGGCCCTTGCCAGGCCCCGCCCCTCTGATCGGAGGGCTAGGGCAGCACTAACGCGGGGGCCAGCGAGTGCCGGGGCGAGGCTTGTATAACGACATGCTTGGCATCATGGTGAAATCGCCCTCGACGCAAGGGTCCAGTACTGGAGCAGTCCCCAGCATGCTTTTGGCCTACCCACTGATGTCCCCTGTTTATCAGATAGCGTCATTCTCGAGAATCTTTACTCCTCATTTTCGGATTGTTGATCGCCCTCTTGTTGCTCGGATTTGTCACTTGGTGGCTGTCCGCGAACCTGTTTAGCAGCCACGCCCAACCAGCACCCCTCCATTTCAGTTCCCTCTCGTGTCGATCCAATTTCGGGGTTTGCATCTTGCAGCAGTCGTCAGTTGAGATGCAGATGTTGTGATTCCTGCAGCTGTTGCTCATTCTTCAGGATCCCAGGAACCAGAGCAGCGTAAATACTCTGGCCAATCgcccaaagcagcagccaaGAACACACCGCACATCCTTTAAATCTTTTCAAGCCTGGTTCCCCTTCCATTGTTGACCATCCCAAAGGAAGCTCTCACAATGCATTccaagcttctccttctaCTTGCCTCCGTGCCCTCTCTGCTGGCCACCCCCTCGCCGGTCAAGCGTGATGCCGGATTCCCCAGTGGCCAGCCGATTGATGGCAAAGGCAAGGGAGCTCCTATCCTTGGTAAGTATAAGTGCTCCTTCTGCAAATATACGAGTGCCTAACACCTATGCCAGGTGGTACCAACCACGCTATCGACCTTCAGAACCCCGATAACCTCGGTGCGCAGTCCGTCGACCACGGCGCCGTCCCCAACTTGAAATGGAGTTTCTCCGACTCAAAGACCAACATTTTCCCTGGTGGCTGGACTCGAGAACAGGTCGTTACGGACTTGCCTCAGAGTCACGACATCGCCGGTGCCCAACAGCATCTGATCAAGGGCGCCATCCGAGAGCTCCACTGGCACCGAGTGGTACGTATAGCAGCATGGCGTGTTGGGGGTATGTTAACGGAGATATAGGCCGAATGGGGTTTTGTCTATGAGGGgtctcttcttctgtctgCTGTTGACGAGAACGGCAGCTGGACAACAGAGATCCTGCAGACCGGCGATATCTGGTACTTCCCCAAGGGTGTTGCCCACAACGTCCAAGGCTTGGATGACCAGAACGAATACCTCCTTGTCTTCGACGACGGTGACTTTGAGAAGATCGGGTAAGTCGCTGTCTCTTCTATCAAGACGCGAGCTAACAGACCAGCACCACCTTCATGGTTGACGACTGGGTGAAGCACGTTCCTCGCGACATCCTGGCCAAGAACTTCAACGTCAGCGAGTCCGTCTTCGAGAACGTCCCTGATACGTTCCCCTACATCCTCAACGGCACTGTCCCCAAGGAAGCACAGACCGCTCCCCAGGGAACTCTCAAGGGCAACGCCTCGTACGTGTACCACACCTACGACCACCCTTCAGAGCCTGTCCCCGGACACGCTGGTACTTTCCGTCGCATCGACTCTACCAACTTCCCCATCTCCAAGACCATCGCTGCCACTATCGTCGAGCTTGAGCCCAAGGGTCTCCGTGAGCTGCACTGGCACCCTAACGTACGTTTCTCCGGCATGTAAAGATCCAAGATCCACTGCTAACAATCCCAGGCTGAGGAATGGCTCTACTTCCACAAGGGCACTGGTCGCGCCAGTGTCTTCATTGGCGACTCCAAGTCCCGCACCTTTGACTTCTCCGCTGGTGACACTGCCGTCTTCCCTGACAACTCTGGTAAGCTCCCTCCAGCTTCTACCTTAGCAACGCTAATTAAAAATCCACAGGACACTACATCGAGAACACCTCCGACACCGAAAAGCTCGTGTGGCTGGAATTCTACAAGAGCGACCGCGTCGCCGATATCTCTCTGGCGCAGTGGCTTGCCCTTACTCCCCCCGAGACCGTTGCCAACGTGCTCAAGATCGACATCAAGTTCGtcgagcagatcaagaagcagaagcaggttCTTGTCAAGGGCAACTAGGCGCGTTGAACTAATGCTGCGCCTCTGGAATACTAGCCCGTGTTGGGCTGGTGGACATAATTCTAAtgtttatatactataaccACGTAGTTACTTTCTACCGGCTGAAGAGCTGACACGTTACTTAATTTCATTAATGTTTATATTTCAGTTATAATcctgtactctgtatattCTGTATACTCTGCTTTGTTCTCCTGAATGGCTCCTTAACAGTCAAGGCAAGTTTGCCGAGGACACAACAAACTCCACAGCGAGAAGTCAGGCGTCTATCGAATCTCGATTTCAATATcaactataatattatttctaaagACGACTGTATTGTGCCATATTTGATAACCCTAATAGCACAAAATCTTATCGAAGTACCTTTCGAtcataaaaaccactagcggtatgaggccgtctttctatttgcattatatgccaacagatTTTTTGTTTTGGTAGACGTCGTGGCTTtgacaaatatatataatcgggggatagttatataattattgCATGCCAATATCACCCAGACCCCAACCGTCaacaaaataaaataaaaccCGtaagaatatactaattCAGCCATTTGCGAAGAGATCCCCAGCCGAGATCCCTGCGTCATCTATAGCGTCGCTATAATATTCCATGCGTTTGTTTGCCTCCGCTCCGGTGTGTAAAGGGAATGCCAAGACACCCAATGGGTAGTGATGACTAATACATAACTAAGTTTAGCGGCCCCTTCCTTCCTTATTGGGAATCATCTGCCTGTTTGAGGTGGAGAGCCTCTTCTGTTCTCCGTCGCCGATAATTTACAGTTGATGACGTCCAACTAGCTATATCCACAAGCAGACGAGGGCTACTATGAAAAACGCAAATTAAGATAAGACATTCCTGGCTCGACCAAGTCCACGCCTAGCGGCAACACCTCTGCGTCTCCAGCCGCCCCAGCAGCGACCAGAAGGGGCGTGAAGTGCTATATTCCCATATTAGTGACAGTGCGCCTTTATCAATCATAAACGCACATACCTCAACAGTCGGATGAGAGCGCCGGAACTCGTACAGGCCTTCCAAATTCAGCAGagcctccctcctctccttcgcattcttcttcgtcactgCCTGCCTCAGATGGGTATCGAAGGATCGAGATTCAGCAAGGACCTTGGATCGGGTGAccttcctttcctcctcgtctggTGCATCGGCGATCTCCTGGATAGAAGCGAAGGAGTGGACAGCCATGCCTGAACCTATGATGAGATAGCCATCGTTGCTGGCAAACCTGGTCAGTCCGACGCAAACACTTTGGATTCAAATGCAGGTCGACCTACCGTAATGAATGGACTGCCTCGCCCAGACGAATCTGGCTGGCTAGGTCGTAGCCATGAAACGTAGAAACCTGGATCAAGGGGATATCTAATGGCCTCTCCTCCGGAAACATGACCTTGAAGGGCACCCATATACCGTGGTCAACGCCTCGTTCCACGCGCTTTGACTTGATCTGCGCTTTGCGCAGGTGCTGCCATACTTCTGCTGCTAGCTCTGGGGCGTCTTGATGAGGCCAGTCATATTCATAAACTGACGGTCTGGAGTCGTGGAAGTCGTTGACGAAGTCGTGCTTGAGATGGTCAACACTTATCTGAGAGGATAGTGCTCTTTCTTACTTGAATATATGTATTATTTTTGACGTTGACTGCGTATGTGAACAGTGAGCTGGAATATTACTCATTATATTTAGGAAGTCAACTCGTGCTTCCAGACTCACCCTCGATTACACCCGGCCCATGAATCTCGCCCGCTTCAAAGTGACCACTGAAAGTAATGAC is a window of Aspergillus puulaauensis MK2 DNA, chromosome 4, nearly complete sequence DNA encoding:
- a CDS encoding DODA-type extradiol aromatic ring-opening family dioxygenase (COG:S;~EggNog:ENOG410PMBR;~InterPro:IPR014436,IPR004183;~PFAM:PF02900;~go_function: GO:0008198 - ferrous iron binding [Evidence IEA];~go_function: GO:0008270 - zinc ion binding [Evidence IEA];~go_function: GO:0016491 - oxidoreductase activity [Evidence IEA];~go_function: GO:0016701 - oxidoreductase activity, acting on single donors with incorporation of molecular oxygen [Evidence IEA];~go_process: GO:0006725 - cellular aromatic compound metabolic process [Evidence IEA];~go_process: GO:0055114 - oxidation-reduction process [Evidence IEA]); this encodes MPSTVVPAKPLPVYYIGHAGVGLLFDDRPVTQSARVNLREIGEEILSLSPRPKAVITFSGHFEAGEIHGPGVIEVNVKNNTYIQHDFVNDFHDSRPSVYEYDWPHQDAPELAAEVWQHLRKAQIKSKRVERGVDHGIWVPFKVMFPEERPLDIPLIQVSTFHGYDLASQIRLGEAVHSLRNDGYLIIGSGMAVHSFASIQEIADAPDEEERKVTRSKVLAESRSFDTHLRQAVTKKNAKERREALLNLEGLYEFRRSHPTVEHFTPLLVAAGAAGDAEVLPLGVDLVEPGMSYLNLRFS
- a CDS encoding uncharacterized protein (COG:G;~EggNog:ENOG410PKC4;~InterPro:IPR006045,IPR014710,IPR011051,IPR017774;~PFAM:PF07883,PF00190;~SECRETED:SignalP(1-17);~go_process: GO:0033609 - oxalate metabolic process [Evidence IEA]) is translated as MHSKLLLLLASVPSLLATPSPVKRDAGFPSGQPIDGKGKGAPILGGTNHAIDLQNPDNLGAQSVDHGAVPNLKWSFSDSKTNIFPGGWTREQVVTDLPQSHDIAGAQQHLIKGAIRELHWHRVAEWGFVYEGSLLLSAVDENGSWTTEILQTGDIWYFPKGVAHNVQGLDDQNEYLLVFDDGDFEKIGTTFMVDDWVKHVPRDILAKNFNVSESVFENVPDTFPYILNGTVPKEAQTAPQGTLKGNASYVYHTYDHPSEPVPGHAGTFRRIDSTNFPISKTIAATIVELEPKGLRELHWHPNAEEWLYFHKGTGRASVFIGDSKSRTFDFSAGDTAVFPDNSGHYIENTSDTEKLVWLEFYKSDRVADISLAQWLALTPPETVANVLKIDIKFVEQIKKQKQVLVKGN